Below is a genomic region from Thiohalobacter sp..
GCCCCTGCCTCACGCCTCACGCCTTACGCCCCAACCCCACCGCTCCAGCACCCGATACTGCACGCCATCGGGCATCGACACCGACTCGCACAGGCAGAAGTCGCGCACCGGCCAGACCACCGGCCTGACCGGCTGCAGGGCGGGCAGCCGCCGGGCCTTGCGGCGCAGCGTGACGTGGGGTGCGAAGGGACGCGAGTCGGGGGTGAAGCCGCAGGGCAGCAGGGCCGCGCCCAGCGCCTCGACCAGCCGCCCGAGCGCTGCCGGCGGCCGGCTGCTGCCCAGCCAGAGCACGCGCGGGCGCGGAAAGAAGCCGAAGCGGTCCAGCACCAGCTCGAAGGGCTCGCCCTGCACCCCGGCCGCGGCCCGGGTGAAACAGGCCTGGCGGTCGGCCGGCGTGGCCCCGAGGAAGACCAGGGTCAGGTGCAGGTTGTCCGCGGCCACCCGCCGGCCCTCGCGGCCCAGCCGGCGGTCCGCCGCCACCAGGGCACGGCGGACGTCCTCGTCGGGCCAGAGGGCGAAGAACAGGCGTCGGGCCGGTTCAGGGGTCGAAGGCATCCAGCAGCCCACGCAGGGCATGGCCGACCGCCTGCAGCCGGACGGCATTGCGGTCGCCGATGAAGTACTCGGTTTCGCTGTGCAGCCAGCCGCCCTCGCGGGCCCAGCCGAAGCAGACCATGCCCACCGGCTTGCCCGGCGTCGCTCCGCCCGGCCCGGCGATGCCGGTCACCGCCGCCGCCAGCCGGGCACGGCTGTGCGCCAGGGCCCCGGCCGCCATCTCCCGGGCCGTGGCCTCGCTCACCGCACCCGCGGCCAGCAGGGTGTCCCCGGACACGCCCAGCAGTTCCTGCTTGGACTCGTTGCTGTAGGTGACGAAGCCGCGGTCGAACCAGCGCGAGCTGCCGGGGATGTCGGTGATGACCTTGGCGATCCAGCCCCCGGTGCAGGACTCGGCCACCGCCACCCGCAAGCCGGCGGCCTCGGCTGCCTCGCCCAGCCTGCGGCTGAGCGCCTCGATGTCGCGTTCACGTGCCGAGAGATCCATGTCTGTTGCCCTCGCACCGTCGATCCGCTGCTAGAGGTATTCGAGAATGCGCGCGCCGATGCGGAAGCTGCGTCCGCTGACGTCGGGCTCGACCCGCACCACCTCGACCCGGGCATGCAGCGGCGGCACGACCGATTTCTCGGGCCGGATGCGGACCTCGAGCCTCTTGCCGGGCTCGTAGGCCCGGTCCAGCACGAAGGCCACGCCCTTGCTGCTGAGATCATGAGCCTGACCGGTGAGGGTCTCGCCCGTGCCCGGATCCTTGCAGTGCAGCGGCACGTCCAGCAGCATGCGGATGAAGTCGCGCTTTTCGTCGAAGTCCCGGCTCATCGAATCCCGTCCCCCTCGGTCTGTTGTGCCCGGCTGCGGCCCTTGCCCGTGGTACCAGAGCCCTGCCGCCGGCGCAAGTGCTCGCGCCCGCTGCCGCCCATCAGTAGACTTGCGCCGATGTCCACCCGGCGCAGCCAGACAGAACACACGCCCATGATGCAGCAGTACCTGCGCATCAAGGCAGAGCACCCGGACATCCTGGTGTTCTATCGCATGGGCGACTTCTACGAGCTCTTCTACGAAGATGCGCGGAAGGCTGCGCGCCTGCTCGAAATCACCCTCACCACCCGTGGCCAGTCGGCCGGCGAACCCATCCCCATGGCCGGGGTGCCGGTCCATGCCGTGGACCAGTATCTGGCCCGGCTGGTGCGGCTCGGGGAGCCGGTCGCCATCGCCGAGCAGATCGGCGACCCGGCAAAGTCGAAAGGGCCGGTGGAACGGCAGGTGGTGCGCATCGTCACCCCCGGCACCGTCACCGAGGACAGCCTGCTCGAGGCGCGCCGTGACACCCTGCTCGCAGCCGTGATCGGCGACGGCCAGGGCCATTTCGGTCTGGCCGCACTGGACCTGGCCGGCGGCCGCTTCGCGGTGCAGGAACTCGAGGGCAACGAGGCGCTGGCCGGCGAGCTGGAGCGCCTGGACCCCGCCGAGCTGCTGCTGCCCGAGGACCGGCCGCTGCCGGCCGCCATCCCCGAGCGCCCCGGCCAGCGCCGGCGACCGCCCTGGCATTTCGAGACCGACACCGCGCGCCGCCTGCTCTGCGAGCAGTTCGGTACCCGCGACCTGGCCGGCTTCGGCTGCGAAGAGCTGACGCTCGGCATCGCCGCCGCCGGGGCGCTGCTGCAGTACGTGCAGGAGACACAGCGCGCCGCCCTGCCCCACCTGCGCGGGCTCGCCCACGAGCGTCGCGACGATGCCCTCATTCTCGACGCCGCCAGCCGCCGCAACCTGGAGATCGACCGCGCGGTCTCCGGGCGCAGCGAGCACACCCTGGCCGGGGTTCTGGACAGCACCGTCTCCGCCATGGGCAGCCGGCTGCTGCGGCGCTGGCTGAACCGCCCCCTGCGCAATCATGACCTGCTTCGGGCGCGCCACCAGGCCGTCGAGACCCTGCTGGAGAACCTGAATTTCGAGCCCCTGCGCGAGCAGCTCGCCGGTATCTGCGACCTGGAACGGGTACTGGCCCGGGTCGCCCTGCGCTCGGCCCGTCCGCGCGACCTGGCCGGCCTGCGCGAGACCCTGGGGCGGCTGCCCGCGCTGCGACAGGCGCTTGCGGCCCTCGACGATCCGCTGTTGGGCCGGCTGGCGAGCGATCTGGGGGAACACCCGGCCCTGCATCAGCGCCTGCTGGCGGCGCTGGAAGACAACCCGCCGCAGCTGATCCGCGACGGCGGAGTGATCCGCAGCGGCTACGACGCCGAGCTGGATGAACTTCGGCGGCTGTCGCAGGACGCCGACCAGTACCTCGCCGACCTGGAGACCCGGGAACGCGAGCGCACCGGCATCACCACCCTCAAGGTGCGCTACAACCGGGTGCACGGCTACTACATCGAGGTCAGCAAGGCACAGTCGGCGCAGGTGCCCGAGGACTACCAGCGCCGGCAGACCCTGAAGGCGGCCGAGCGCTACGTGACGCCGGAGCTGAAGGACTTCGAAGACCGGGTGCTGAGCGCGCGGGAACGCGCCCTGGCGCGGGAGAAGCTGCTCTACGAGGGGCTGATCGATGCCGTGCTGGCGGAGCTGGCGCCGCTGCAGGCCTGTGCCGCGGCCCTGGCCGAGGCCGACGTCCTGGCCGCCTTCGCCGAGCGCGCCGACCGGCTCGACCTGCGCCGCCCGGAACTGGATGACATCCCCGGCATCGACATCCGCGGCGGCCGCCATCCGGTGGTGGAACAGGTCAGCGACGCCCCCTTCGTGCCCAACGACGTGCGCCTCGACGAGCTGCACCGGATGCTGATGATCACCGGCCCCAACATGGGCGGCAAGTCCACCTACATGCGCCAGGCCGCGCTCATCGTGCTGATGGCCCATGCCGGCTGCTTCGTCCCTGCCGAGTCGGCGCGGATCGGGCCGGTGGACCGCATCTTCACCCGCATCGGCGCCTCCGACGATCTCGCCTCCGGCCGCTCGACCTTCATGGTGGAAATGACCGAGACCGCCAACATCCTCCACAACGCCACCGACCGCAGCCTGGTGCTCATGGACGAGATCGGA
It encodes:
- a CDS encoding CinA family protein → MDLSARERDIEALSRRLGEAAEAAGLRVAVAESCTGGWIAKVITDIPGSSRWFDRGFVTYSNESKQELLGVSGDTLLAAGAVSEATAREMAAGALAHSRARLAAAVTGIAGPGGATPGKPVGMVCFGWAREGGWLHSETEYFIGDRNAVRLQAVGHALRGLLDAFDP
- the thpR gene encoding RNA 2',3'-cyclic phosphodiesterase, encoding MPSTPEPARRLFFALWPDEDVRRALVAADRRLGREGRRVAADNLHLTLVFLGATPADRQACFTRAAAGVQGEPFELVLDRFGFFPRPRVLWLGSSRPPAALGRLVEALGAALLPCGFTPDSRPFAPHVTLRRKARRLPALQPVRPVVWPVRDFCLCESVSMPDGVQYRVLERWGWGVRREA
- a CDS encoding PilZ domain-containing protein — protein: MSRDFDEKRDFIRMLLDVPLHCKDPGTGETLTGQAHDLSSKGVAFVLDRAYEPGKRLEVRIRPEKSVVPPLHARVEVVRVEPDVSGRSFRIGARILEYL
- the mutS gene encoding DNA mismatch repair protein MutS encodes the protein MSTRRSQTEHTPMMQQYLRIKAEHPDILVFYRMGDFYELFYEDARKAARLLEITLTTRGQSAGEPIPMAGVPVHAVDQYLARLVRLGEPVAIAEQIGDPAKSKGPVERQVVRIVTPGTVTEDSLLEARRDTLLAAVIGDGQGHFGLAALDLAGGRFAVQELEGNEALAGELERLDPAELLLPEDRPLPAAIPERPGQRRRPPWHFETDTARRLLCEQFGTRDLAGFGCEELTLGIAAAGALLQYVQETQRAALPHLRGLAHERRDDALILDAASRRNLEIDRAVSGRSEHTLAGVLDSTVSAMGSRLLRRWLNRPLRNHDLLRARHQAVETLLENLNFEPLREQLAGICDLERVLARVALRSARPRDLAGLRETLGRLPALRQALAALDDPLLGRLASDLGEHPALHQRLLAALEDNPPQLIRDGGVIRSGYDAELDELRRLSQDADQYLADLETRERERTGITTLKVRYNRVHGYYIEVSKAQSAQVPEDYQRRQTLKAAERYVTPELKDFEDRVLSARERALAREKLLYEGLIDAVLAELAPLQACAAALAEADVLAAFAERADRLDLRRPELDDIPGIDIRGGRHPVVEQVSDAPFVPNDVRLDELHRMLMITGPNMGGKSTYMRQAALIVLMAHAGCFVPAESARIGPVDRIFTRIGASDDLASGRSTFMVEMTETANILHNATDRSLVLMDEIGRGTSTYDGLALAWAVAVDLATRIRAFTLFATHYFELTRLPEQHPDIGNVHLDAIEHGDRIVFLHAVREGPADRSYGLQVAALAGIPGEVLARARARLAELESQALTAPAPPPEDGQLALFGRDEHPVLEALEGIDPDALSPRQALDILFKLKDLLNDAG